One segment of Gammaproteobacteria bacterium DNA contains the following:
- the mutS gene encoding DNA mismatch repair protein MutS, producing MTQTLPSPPQNTPVMQQYLRIKAEHPEQLLFYRMGDFYELFFDDARKAAALLDITLTARGQSGDQPIPMAGVPVHAVEPYLARLVRQGVSVAICEQIGDPAKAKGPVERKVVRIVTPGTISDEALLEERRDNLLVAVNEEPSGGGEPLFGIAALDISSGRFSLLETSGAEALAGELARLNPAELLIGDALARYPFVKERRGVHPLAPWQFDTDSALRGLCAQFGTRDLKGFGGEDLPVAVGAAGCLLNYARDTQRSPLPHIRALSVERREEGLILDAASRRNLELETNLAGAQEHTLAGVVDRTATAMGGRLLRRWIQRPLRDRTILSQRLDAIGILIERRLALTLHDQLRRIGDMERILARVALRSARPRDLVQLRAGLAALPDVLSALHIHNAAALAQDITPYPEIHDLLARALIETPPMLIRDGGVIAQGYDAGLDELRTLRENAGQYLLDLEQRERARSGIGALKVSYNRVHGYYIEVTRAQSEHVPADYQRRQTLKGAERYITPELKQFEDKVLSANERALAREKGLYEELLDKLNAELAGLQTTAAALAELDVLANLAERAETLNWSAPTITDTPGLCIEGGRHPVVEQALDVPFTPNDLLLDDARRMLIITGPNMGGKSTYMRQTALIVLLAHIGSYVPARRAVIGPVDRIFTRIGAADDLAGGRSTFMVEMTETASILHNATAHSLVLMDEIGRGTSTFDGLALAWACAAHIAREARAYTLFATHYFELTSLPEEIEGVANVHLDAVEHGEGIVFLHAVKEGPANQSYGLQVAALAGVPRVVITQAKQRLRQLESQHLPHSIGVQRDLFPPAPIHPLLEAAAALRPDEMSPKEALETLYRLKGLLNVRSEE from the coding sequence ATGACACAGACACTCCCATCCCCTCCCCAGAATACCCCCGTGATGCAGCAGTATCTGCGCATCAAGGCCGAGCACCCGGAGCAGTTGTTATTCTACCGGATGGGGGATTTTTACGAGTTGTTCTTCGACGACGCACGCAAGGCGGCGGCGCTGTTGGACATCACCCTCACTGCGCGCGGCCAGTCGGGCGATCAGCCTATCCCGATGGCGGGGGTGCCGGTGCATGCGGTCGAACCCTATCTCGCCAGACTGGTCAGGCAGGGCGTCTCGGTTGCGATCTGTGAACAAATAGGCGACCCCGCCAAGGCCAAGGGGCCGGTGGAGCGCAAGGTGGTGCGCATCGTCACCCCCGGCACGATCAGCGACGAGGCCTTGCTGGAGGAGCGCCGTGACAATTTATTAGTGGCCGTGAACGAGGAGCCCTCTGGCGGAGGCGAACCGCTGTTCGGCATCGCCGCGCTGGACATCAGCAGCGGGCGCTTCAGCCTGCTGGAGACATCCGGCGCCGAGGCGCTGGCCGGTGAGCTTGCGCGGCTCAATCCCGCCGAGCTGCTCATCGGCGATGCGCTGGCGCGTTATCCCTTTGTGAAAGAGCGGCGCGGTGTGCACCCTCTCGCGCCATGGCAGTTTGATACCGACAGCGCGCTGCGCGGGTTGTGCGCGCAGTTCGGCACCCGCGACCTCAAGGGCTTCGGCGGCGAGGATTTGCCGGTGGCGGTAGGCGCGGCGGGCTGTCTCTTGAACTATGCCCGCGACACGCAACGCAGCCCTCTGCCCCACATCCGCGCCCTCAGTGTCGAACGGCGTGAGGAGGGTCTGATACTGGATGCCGCGAGCCGCCGCAATCTGGAACTCGAAACCAACCTTGCCGGTGCACAGGAGCACACCCTAGCCGGTGTAGTGGACCGTACCGCGACCGCGATGGGCGGCCGCTTGCTGCGGCGCTGGATACAGCGCCCGTTGCGTGATCGCACGATACTAAGTCAACGCCTGGATGCCATTGGCATTCTAATTGAGCGGCGTCTCGCGCTAACGCTGCACGATCAGCTTCGCAGAATCGGTGACATGGAGCGCATCCTGGCGCGGGTGGCGCTGCGCAGCGCGCGGCCGCGTGATCTCGTGCAACTGCGCGCCGGTTTGGCGGCGTTGCCTGATGTACTGAGCGCATTACACATACACAATGCGGCGGCGCTGGCGCAAGACATCACGCCGTATCCGGAGATACATGATCTCCTGGCGCGCGCCCTTATCGAGACGCCGCCGATGCTGATCCGCGACGGCGGCGTCATCGCGCAAGGTTACGACGCCGGACTCGACGAGCTACGCACCCTGCGCGAAAACGCGGGGCAGTATTTGCTCGATCTGGAGCAGCGCGAACGCGCGCGTAGCGGCATCGGCGCCCTCAAGGTGAGTTACAACCGCGTGCACGGTTATTACATCGAGGTGACGCGCGCCCAATCCGAGCATGTACCCGCCGACTACCAGCGCCGCCAGACCCTGAAGGGCGCGGAGCGTTACATCACGCCGGAACTGAAGCAGTTTGAAGATAAAGTGCTGAGCGCGAACGAACGGGCGCTGGCGCGCGAAAAGGGGCTCTACGAAGAACTGCTGGATAAACTCAACGCCGAGCTGGCCGGATTGCAAACCACTGCAGCGGCGTTGGCGGAACTGGATGTGCTGGCCAATCTTGCCGAGCGCGCCGAAACTCTGAATTGGAGCGCCCCCACTATCACGGACACGCCGGGCCTGTGCATCGAAGGCGGCCGCCACCCGGTGGTCGAGCAGGCCCTGGACGTCCCCTTCACGCCCAATGATTTGCTACTCGATGACGCGCGCCGCATGCTCATCATCACCGGCCCGAACATGGGCGGCAAATCCACCTACATGCGCCAGACCGCGCTCATCGTGCTGCTTGCCCACATCGGCAGTTACGTGCCCGCGCGGCGCGCCGTGATCGGCCCGGTGGACCGCATCTTCACACGCATCGGCGCCGCGGATGATCTCGCCGGCGGGCGGTCCACTTTTATGGTGGAGATGACCGAGACCGCGAGCATCCTGCACAATGCGACTGCGCACAGCCTGGTGTTGATGGATGAGATCGGGCGCGGCACCAGCACCTTCGACGGTCTCGCGCTCGCCTGGGCCTGCGCGGCGCATATCGCCCGCGAGGCGCGCGCCTACACCTTGTTTGCCACGCATTACTTCGAGTTGACCAGCCTGCCCGAGGAGATCGAAGGCGTGGCCAACGTGCACCTCGACGCCGTCGAGCACGGCGAGGGCATCGTGTTTTTGCACGCCGTCAAGGAAGGCCCCGCCAATCAGAGTTACGGACTGCAAGTCGCCGCGCTGGCCGGCGTGCCGCGCGTCGTGATCACCCAAGCCAAACAGCGGCTGAGACAGCTCGAATCCCAGCATCTTCCTCATAGTATCGGCGTGCAGCGCGATCTCTTTCCTCCCGCGCCTATCCATCCGCTGCTGGAAGCGGCCGCCGCACTGCGGCCGGATGAGATGAGCCCCAAGGAAGCCCTGGAAACTCTTTACCGGCTTAAGGGTCTCTTAAACGTGAGGAGTGAGGAGTGA
- the rbfA gene encoding 30S ribosome-binding factor RbfA produces the protein MKEFNRTQRMGDQIQRELAQLIQQQIADPRLGMVTVSAVEVSRDLAHAKVFISVLDEQHDAQASLDVLNKAAGYLRHELAKRTKMRVTPRLRFVYDPTLKYGSRLSTLIDTAVSEDRTHKTSDE, from the coding sequence ATGAAAGAATTCAACCGCACCCAACGCATGGGCGATCAGATACAGCGCGAGTTGGCGCAACTGATCCAGCAGCAGATCGCCGATCCGCGGCTGGGGATGGTCACTGTCTCCGCGGTGGAGGTATCGCGCGACCTGGCCCATGCCAAGGTGTTCATCTCGGTGCTGGACGAGCAGCATGACGCGCAGGCCAGTCTCGATGTGCTGAACAAGGCGGCGGGTTACCTGCGCCATGAACTCGCGAAGCGCACCAAGATGCGGGTCACGCCCCGGTTGCGTTTTGTCTACGACCCCACCTTGAAATACGGTTCCCGGCTCTCTACCCTGATTGATACCGCGGTCAGTGAAGACCGTACACATAAAACCAGCGATGAGTAA
- a CDS encoding peptidylprolyl isomerase, whose amino-acid sequence MFKLKNTLLLAAVVGLAALTGCNKSPDQGGKPTTGGAEKTSAAAAGEPVAVVNGTAIGKDALDAYTKQRNASRPDAGPDDTKAALDELISREVIYQDALAKGLDKKPEIVAELENQKRNILANMAIRQHIESSPITDEAMKKEYESHMGNVKTKEYKAKHVLVKTEDEAKAIIAELDKGGDFAKIAKEKSIDTGSGQNGGDLGWFDPRQMVKPFADAVTSMEKGTYSKTPVQSQFGWHVILAEDSRDVAPPEFDKVKENVRGVMRNKQIKDYLEGLKAKAKVEIKLAAAPAPAAPAPAAAPAVTPAPAPAAAPDSTPAPQPAAEPAKK is encoded by the coding sequence ATGTTTAAACTTAAAAATACCCTGCTGCTCGCAGCAGTCGTCGGCCTTGCCGCCCTCACTGGCTGCAATAAATCCCCAGACCAGGGTGGCAAACCCACCACCGGCGGCGCAGAGAAGACGAGCGCAGCCGCAGCCGGTGAACCCGTGGCCGTGGTCAACGGCACGGCCATCGGCAAAGACGCCTTAGACGCCTACACCAAGCAACGCAATGCCTCACGCCCGGACGCCGGACCCGATGACACCAAGGCCGCACTGGACGAACTGATCAGCCGCGAGGTCATTTACCAGGACGCCCTGGCCAAGGGCCTGGACAAAAAGCCCGAGATCGTCGCCGAGCTTGAAAACCAGAAGCGCAACATCCTCGCCAACATGGCCATCCGCCAGCACATCGAGTCCAGCCCCATCACCGATGAGGCGATGAAGAAGGAATACGAATCGCACATGGGGAATGTGAAAACCAAGGAATACAAGGCCAAGCACGTGCTGGTAAAGACCGAGGACGAGGCCAAGGCCATCATCGCGGAGCTCGACAAGGGTGGTGATTTCGCCAAGATCGCCAAGGAGAAATCCATAGACACCGGCTCCGGGCAGAACGGCGGCGATCTGGGCTGGTTCGATCCGCGTCAGATGGTCAAACCCTTCGCCGATGCGGTCACCAGCATGGAAAAAGGCACTTATAGCAAGACCCCTGTTCAGTCGCAGTTCGGCTGGCATGTGATTCTGGCGGAAGACAGCCGCGATGTCGCGCCGCCCGAGTTCGACAAGGTCAAGGAAAACGTGCGCGGTGTGATGCGCAATAAGCAGATCAAGGACTATCTGGAAGGTCTGAAGGCCAAGGCCAAGGTGGAGATCAAGCTGGCCGCCGCACCGGCGCCTGCCGCACCTGCTCCGGCGGCTGCCCCGGCCGTAACCCCGGCGCCTGCTCCTGCTGCCGCACCGGACTCAACGCCAGCGCCGCAACCTGCCGCAGAGCCCGCCAAGAAGTAG
- a CDS encoding YciI family protein has translation MFYAILGEDVPNSLERRMAARSGHLQRLTRLRDEGRLLLAGPHPAIDSEDPGPAGFSGSLVVAEFASLRDAQDWANADPYLSSGVYQRVTVKPFKKVLP, from the coding sequence ATGTTCTACGCCATTTTGGGGGAAGACGTCCCAAACAGTCTGGAAAGGCGCATGGCGGCGCGATCCGGCCATCTGCAACGCCTCACCCGGTTGCGTGATGAAGGGCGGCTGTTGTTGGCCGGGCCTCACCCGGCGATAGACAGCGAAGACCCCGGCCCTGCCGGTTTCAGCGGCAGCCTGGTGGTGGCGGAGTTTGCATCGCTGCGGGACGCACAGGACTGGGCCAACGCGGACCCCTATCTCAGTTCGGGGGTATATCAGCGCGTCACGGTCAAACCCTTCAAGAAGGTGCTGCCATGA
- the infB gene encoding translation initiation factor IF-2: MPDVTVKQFADVVGIPVEHLLTQLGEAGLTVKSADETINDNEKLKLLSYLRRSHGEGDTLGATEPRKITLKRKTVSALKQTGAQGKTAKLVNVEVRKKRTYVKRSVVLAEEQERAEQLSVEREAVEQEGVKLKQEQEEKLRAEAARIEEETRLKAEQEAKLKAEQQERPKKESPGAAAAKESAKPAPEAEKKPKWRADKGERDTKYGREELHVATDMASRRKKKTKFRGAAVASPTRHGFERPTAPIVREVGIPETITVAELAQRMSVKAAEVIKVMMKMGSMVTINQVLDQDTAAVVVEEMGHTPKLLKENALEMDLGLTGEISGERISRAPVVTIMGHVDHGKTSLLDYIRRTKVATGEAGGITQHIGAYHVETPKGMITFLDTPGHAAFTAMRARGAKITDIVVLVVAADDGVMPQTIEAIQHAKAANVPIVVAVNKIDKPEADPDRVKQELVKQEVVPDDWGGDTIFASVSAKTGAGVDALLDSILVQAEVLELAAVKDCLASGVVIESSLDKGRGPVATVLVQNGTLRKGDILLAGSEYGRVRALLDETGKSLTEATPSMPVMVLGLAGTPNAGDEVVVVADERKAREIALFRQGKFRDVKLARQQSATLEDVFSRMEEGKISTLNLLIKADVQGSVEALSEALQKLSTDEVKVRIIASGVGGINESDIHLAVASGAIVIGFNTRADATARRLVAEEGVDLRYYSVIYNVIDEVRAAMTGMLAPEFKEQIIGLAAVRDVFKSSKLGAIAGCIVVEGAVRRNNPIRVLRDNVVVYEGELESLRRFKDDVSEVRAGTECGIGVKNYNDVKVGDQIEVYERVQVVRKL, translated from the coding sequence ATGCCTGATGTCACTGTAAAACAATTCGCCGATGTCGTCGGCATCCCGGTTGAGCACCTGCTCACCCAACTGGGTGAAGCGGGCCTGACCGTCAAGAGCGCCGACGAGACGATCAATGACAACGAGAAGCTCAAGTTGCTGAGTTATCTGCGCCGCAGTCATGGCGAGGGCGACACCCTGGGCGCGACCGAGCCGCGCAAGATCACCCTCAAGCGCAAGACGGTCAGCGCCTTGAAGCAGACCGGTGCGCAAGGCAAGACGGCTAAATTGGTGAACGTGGAGGTGCGCAAGAAGCGCACCTATGTCAAGCGCAGCGTCGTGCTGGCCGAGGAACAGGAACGCGCCGAGCAACTGAGCGTGGAGCGCGAAGCCGTCGAGCAAGAGGGCGTCAAGCTCAAACAGGAACAAGAGGAAAAATTACGGGCCGAGGCTGCCCGGATCGAGGAGGAGACGCGGCTCAAGGCCGAGCAGGAGGCCAAGCTCAAGGCGGAACAGCAAGAGAGGCCTAAGAAAGAGTCTCCCGGCGCCGCTGCGGCAAAGGAATCCGCCAAGCCCGCCCCCGAGGCCGAGAAGAAACCCAAATGGCGCGCCGACAAGGGCGAGCGGGATACCAAATACGGCCGCGAGGAATTACACGTCGCGACCGACATGGCGAGCCGCCGCAAAAAGAAAACCAAGTTCCGGGGCGCCGCCGTCGCGTCGCCGACCCGTCACGGCTTTGAGAGACCCACTGCGCCCATCGTGCGCGAGGTAGGCATCCCCGAGACTATCACCGTGGCGGAGTTGGCGCAGCGGATGTCGGTCAAGGCGGCCGAGGTCATCAAGGTCATGATGAAGATGGGCAGCATGGTGACCATCAACCAGGTGCTGGATCAGGACACCGCCGCGGTCGTGGTCGAAGAAATGGGACATACCCCCAAACTGCTGAAGGAAAACGCCCTGGAGATGGATCTGGGCCTGACAGGAGAGATCAGCGGAGAGAGAATTTCCCGCGCCCCGGTGGTCACCATCATGGGACACGTGGATCACGGTAAGACCTCGCTGCTGGACTATATCCGCCGCACCAAGGTGGCGACCGGCGAGGCGGGCGGTATCACCCAGCACATCGGCGCCTACCACGTGGAGACGCCGAAAGGCATGATCACCTTCCTCGATACGCCGGGCCACGCCGCGTTCACCGCCATGCGCGCGCGCGGCGCCAAGATCACCGACATTGTGGTGCTGGTGGTGGCTGCCGATGACGGCGTGATGCCGCAGACCATCGAGGCCATTCAACACGCCAAGGCCGCCAACGTCCCGATCGTAGTCGCGGTCAACAAGATAGACAAGCCCGAGGCCGATCCGGATCGCGTCAAGCAAGAATTGGTCAAACAGGAGGTCGTGCCCGATGATTGGGGCGGCGATACGATCTTCGCCAGCGTCTCGGCCAAGACCGGCGCGGGCGTGGATGCCTTACTCGATTCCATTCTGGTGCAGGCCGAGGTGTTGGAACTGGCCGCCGTCAAAGACTGCCTCGCCTCCGGCGTGGTGATCGAGTCCAGCCTCGACAAAGGCCGTGGGCCGGTCGCGACCGTGCTGGTTCAGAACGGCACCTTGCGCAAGGGCGACATCTTGTTGGCGGGTTCGGAATACGGCCGGGTGCGCGCATTGCTTGACGAAACCGGCAAATCGCTTACCGAAGCCACGCCCTCCATGCCGGTGATGGTGCTGGGACTGGCCGGCACGCCCAACGCCGGCGACGAAGTGGTGGTGGTCGCCGACGAGCGCAAGGCCCGCGAGATCGCCCTGTTCCGCCAGGGCAAGTTCCGCGACGTAAAACTCGCACGCCAGCAGTCGGCCACGCTCGAGGATGTCTTCTCGCGCATGGAGGAAGGTAAGATCAGCACCCTCAACCTCCTCATCAAGGCCGACGTGCAGGGCTCGGTCGAGGCGCTCAGCGAGGCGTTGCAGAAGCTCTCTACCGATGAGGTCAAGGTGCGCATCATCGCCAGCGGCGTGGGAGGAATCAACGAGTCGGACATCCACCTTGCAGTGGCCTCCGGCGCCATCGTGATCGGGTTTAACACCCGCGCGGACGCCACCGCGCGCCGCCTGGTCGCCGAGGAAGGCGTGGACCTGCGCTACTACAGCGTCATTTACAACGTCATTGACGAGGTGCGCGCCGCCATGACCGGCATGCTCGCCCCCGAGTTCAAGGAACAGATCATCGGCCTGGCTGCCGTGCGCGACGTGTTCAAATCATCCAAGCTCGGTGCGATCGCCGGCTGCATCGTGGTGGAAGGCGCGGTGCGCCGCAACAACCCGATCCGGGTGCTGCGCGACAACGTGGTGGTGTATGAAGGCGAACTCGAGTCGCTGCGCCGCTTCAAGGACGATGTCAGCGAAGTGCGCGCCGGGACGGAGTGCGGTATAGGTGTGAAAAACTACAACGATGTGAAGGTCGGCGATCAGATCGAAGTGTACGAGCGCGTGCAGGTGGTTCGTAAATTATAG
- the nusA gene encoding transcription termination/antitermination protein NusA has translation MNKEILLVVDAVSNEKGVAKAIIFEAIEAALATATKKRHLGEEIEVRVSINRETGEYQTFRQWLVVPNDAEEFNPSTQIKLMDAEDVHPGIALGMFIEEPMESVSFGRIAAQTARQVIVQKVRDAERAQVVEAYKERRGQLVTGVVKRVERGSVILDLGSNAEALIGKDDMIPREPARPGDRIRGYLREVRSEARGPQLFVSRTAPELLIELFKLEVPEVGEGLIEIMGAARDPGLRAKIGVRSKEPRIDPVGACVGMRGSRVQAVSSELAGERVDIILWDENPAQYVINAMSPAEVKSIVVDEEAHSMDVAVAEDQLSQAIGRGGQNVRLASQLTGWELNVMTESQADEKSEAEAESLQAMFRAQLDVDEDVAAILVQEGFSSIEEVAYVPVQEMLAVEEFDEQLVEELRNRAKDVLITRAIATEERTGTPELAADLLEMEGMDEPLAHTLASHGIITMEDLAEQSVDDLAEIAGLDSERAGKLIMTARAPWFANEQKH, from the coding sequence ATGAATAAAGAGATATTACTGGTGGTTGACGCCGTCTCCAACGAGAAGGGCGTGGCGAAGGCTATTATTTTCGAGGCCATCGAGGCTGCGCTGGCGACGGCCACCAAGAAGCGTCATCTGGGCGAGGAGATTGAGGTCCGGGTGAGCATCAATCGCGAGACGGGTGAATACCAGACCTTCCGTCAGTGGCTGGTCGTGCCCAATGACGCGGAGGAGTTTAACCCCAGCACCCAGATCAAACTCATGGATGCGGAAGACGTTCACCCGGGCATAGCGCTCGGCATGTTCATCGAAGAACCGATGGAGTCGGTGAGCTTCGGGCGCATCGCGGCGCAAACCGCGCGCCAGGTCATCGTGCAGAAGGTGCGCGACGCGGAGCGCGCCCAGGTGGTCGAGGCGTACAAGGAGCGTCGGGGTCAGCTCGTCACCGGCGTGGTCAAGCGGGTGGAGCGCGGCAGCGTCATACTCGATCTCGGCAGCAATGCAGAGGCCCTTATCGGCAAGGACGACATGATCCCGCGTGAGCCGGCGCGGCCGGGCGACCGGATACGCGGCTATCTGCGCGAGGTGCGTTCCGAGGCGCGTGGACCGCAGTTGTTTGTGAGCCGCACGGCGCCGGAACTGCTGATCGAACTGTTCAAGCTGGAAGTGCCGGAGGTGGGCGAGGGCCTGATCGAGATCATGGGCGCGGCGCGCGATCCGGGCCTGCGCGCCAAGATCGGGGTGAGATCGAAGGAACCGCGCATAGACCCGGTCGGGGCATGCGTCGGCATGCGCGGCTCACGGGTGCAGGCGGTATCGAGCGAACTTGCGGGCGAGCGCGTGGACATCATTCTGTGGGATGAAAACCCGGCCCAGTACGTGATTAACGCCATGTCCCCCGCCGAGGTCAAATCCATCGTGGTGGACGAAGAGGCTCACAGCATGGACGTGGCGGTGGCCGAAGACCAACTGTCGCAAGCCATCGGCCGCGGCGGCCAGAATGTACGGCTGGCGAGCCAGCTTACCGGCTGGGAACTGAACGTCATGACCGAATCCCAGGCCGATGAAAAGAGCGAGGCCGAGGCGGAGTCTTTGCAGGCCATGTTCCGCGCTCAACTCGATGTGGACGAGGACGTCGCCGCGATCCTGGTGCAGGAAGGTTTTTCCAGCATCGAGGAGGTGGCCTACGTCCCGGTGCAGGAAATGCTGGCCGTCGAGGAATTCGACGAGCAACTGGTCGAGGAGCTGCGCAATCGCGCCAAGGATGTGCTGATCACCCGCGCGATCGCCACGGAGGAAAGGACGGGCACGCCCGAGCTGGCGGCCGACCTCCTCGAAATGGAAGGGATGGACGAGCCGCTTGCGCACACACTGGCGAGCCACGGTATCATAACGATGGAAGATCTGGCCGAACAGTCGGTGGATGATCTGGCGGAGATCGCCGGCCTCGACAGCGAGCGCGCCGGTAAACTCATCATGACGGCGCGTGCGCCGTGGTTTGCCAACGAACAGAAACACTAA
- the rimP gene encoding ribosome maturation factor RimP: protein MPKRDLQLEQLIEPAVRALGFELVGVEYMPQGRHSLLRIYIDSPHGIGLEDCEKVSHQVSGVLDVEDPIHGHYDLEVSSPGLDRPLFSPEHFVKYAGSTVKIRLQTPIAGQRNFTGVLQGMRGTDVVIVENGVERVLPHAAIAKAHVAPEFKTREKIQEKRYK, encoded by the coding sequence GTGCCTAAGAGGGATTTACAACTCGAGCAGTTGATAGAGCCCGCGGTGCGGGCTTTAGGCTTTGAGCTGGTGGGCGTGGAGTATATGCCGCAGGGCCGGCACTCGCTGCTGCGGATATATATAGACAGCCCGCACGGCATCGGCCTGGAGGATTGCGAAAAGGTCAGCCACCAGGTGAGCGGGGTGCTGGATGTGGAGGACCCGATTCATGGTCATTACGACCTGGAGGTGTCCTCGCCGGGGCTGGACCGGCCGCTGTTCAGTCCCGAGCATTTTGTGAAGTACGCGGGCAGTACGGTAAAGATCCGGCTGCAAACGCCGATCGCCGGCCAGCGTAACTTTACAGGCGTGTTGCAAGGTATGCGCGGTACGGATGTGGTGATTGTTGAAAATGGCGTGGAACGTGTATTGCCCCACGCCGCTATTGCCAAGGCGCATGTGGCGCCTGAATTTAAAACTAGGGAAAAGATACAAGAGAAAAGATACAAGTGA
- the truB gene encoding tRNA pseudouridine(55) synthase TruB, translating to MSKVYKDIHGIVLLDKPVGLSSNAALQTVKRLYQARKAGHTGSLDPLASGMLPICLGEATKFAGFLLDTDKRYRTVCRLGVATTTGDAEGEVIAVKPVAGFTREKVEEVLSRFTGPLSQIPPMYSALKQAGQPLYRLARRGLSVERTPREVVIHSLKLLRYENDEIELEVSCSKGTYIRTLAEDIGAVLGCGAHVAALRRLSVGGFSEGQMHSLKDLQCMAAEGADVLEQALLPMQCVLQHWPEVSLTDDAAYYLGQGQAVRVAEAPLDGWVKLYSRQGFLGIGQVLADGRVAPKRLITLAV from the coding sequence ATGAGTAAGGTATACAAAGACATCCACGGCATCGTCCTGCTGGATAAGCCGGTGGGACTCAGCTCAAACGCCGCCTTGCAGACCGTCAAGCGTCTCTATCAGGCGCGCAAGGCCGGACACACGGGCAGCCTCGACCCGCTGGCCAGCGGCATGTTGCCGATCTGCCTGGGCGAGGCCACCAAGTTCGCCGGTTTTTTGCTGGACACGGATAAACGCTATCGCACGGTGTGCCGGTTGGGCGTCGCCACAACCACCGGTGACGCCGAGGGCGAGGTCATCGCCGTAAAACCGGTTGCCGGCTTCACGAGGGAGAAGGTGGAAGAGGTGCTGTCACGGTTTACGGGGCCGCTGTCGCAGATCCCGCCGATGTATTCCGCCCTCAAACAGGCCGGACAACCCCTTTATCGTCTCGCCCGGCGCGGCCTGAGTGTGGAACGCACACCCCGTGAGGTGGTGATCCACAGCCTGAAACTGCTGCGCTACGAGAACGACGAGATCGAACTGGAGGTGTCCTGCTCCAAGGGCACGTACATCCGCACCCTGGCCGAGGATATAGGCGCGGTGCTGGGCTGCGGGGCCCATGTCGCCGCCTTGCGCAGACTGTCCGTCGGCGGCTTCAGCGAAGGTCAAATGCACAGCCTGAAGGATTTGCAGTGTATGGCCGCAGAAGGCGCCGATGTGCTGGAGCAGGCGTTGTTGCCCATGCAGTGTGTGTTGCAACACTGGCCGGAGGTTAGCCTTACAGACGATGCGGCCTACTATCTGGGCCAAGGCCAGGCGGTGCGCGTCGCCGAGGCGCCGCTGGATGGCTGGGTCAAACTCTATTCGCGGCAGGGCTTTTTAGGTATAGGCCAGGTGCTTGCGGACGGCAGGGTGGCGCCCAAGCGGCTCATCACTCTTGCGGTTTAG
- a CDS encoding BolA family transcriptional regulator produces the protein MAAGRADMIRERLAVLAPEQLEILDESHKHAGHAGARSGGGHFKLVIVSNVFNGKGLLQRHRMVYDALGSAMQTDIHALTIKALTPEELST, from the coding sequence ATGGCGGCGGGGCGCGCCGATATGATCCGCGAGCGCCTGGCCGTACTTGCCCCGGAGCAGTTGGAAATCCTCGACGAAAGCCACAAACACGCCGGTCACGCGGGCGCGCGGAGCGGCGGCGGGCACTTCAAGCTCGTCATTGTGTCCAACGTTTTTAACGGCAAGGGGCTGCTCCAGCGCCACCGGATGGTATATGATGCGTTGGGTTCAGCGATGCAGACCGATATACACGCCCTGACCATCAAGGCCCTCACCCCTGAAGAATTATCAACCTAG
- a CDS encoding septation protein A, with the protein MKIFFDLFPLLLFFIAFKYYVIYVATAVAIAASFLQVGLFWLKHRRFERMHLITLAVIAVFGGLTLILHDETFIKWKPTILYWVLAAVVLASHFVGRETVIQKLLGAQMTLPQRLWHRYNLSWGILFVILGALNLYVAFYYALDQDAETRRNIWVNFKVFGLMAITFVFVIIQAFYLSRHIKPDDTSEGER; encoded by the coding sequence ATGAAAATCTTTTTCGACCTGTTTCCGCTGCTGCTGTTCTTTATCGCCTTTAAGTACTACGTCATCTACGTGGCGACGGCGGTGGCGATTGCGGCCTCCTTTCTGCAAGTCGGTCTGTTTTGGCTTAAACACCGGCGTTTCGAGCGCATGCATCTCATTACCCTCGCCGTCATTGCCGTCTTCGGCGGTCTCACCCTGATATTGCATGACGAGACCTTCATCAAATGGAAGCCCACCATTCTCTATTGGGTGCTCGCGGCGGTGGTCCTCGCCAGCCACTTTGTGGGGCGCGAGACCGTGATTCAGAAGTTGTTGGGCGCACAGATGACGTTGCCGCAGCGCCTCTGGCACCGCTACAATCTGAGCTGGGGTATCCTTTTTGTCATACTCGGCGCGCTTAACCTGTATGTGGCCTTTTACTATGCGCTTGACCAGGACGCGGAGACGCGCCGCAACATCTGGGTCAACTTCAAGGTGTTCGGCCTGATGGCGATCACCTTCGTGTTTGTCATCATCCAGGCCTTTTATCTTTCGCGGCATATCAAGCCCGACGACACGTCCGAAGGCGAGCGTTGA